A region from the Streptomyces lydicus genome encodes:
- a CDS encoding RNA polymerase sigma factor, producing MPESSERGGPGRTAPESPAQPLVTYGTDSGPAATVPDLSAASAAITLEVAPVQTRTLADAPPATPPVTEPDAERDAEPDAEPYAESPQEPPREPSPEQVPEPLTVPQQAEPPAAEMIIEEIVREPAPRPEAASPSADLFRQYLREIGRIPLLTAAEEVELARRVEAGLFAEEKLTTTPDLSSQLAHDLDRLVVRGRMAKRRLIEANLRLVVSVAKRYVGRGLTMLDLVQEGNLGLIRAVEKFDYARGYKFSTYATWWIRQAMSRALADQARTIRVPVHVVELINRVVRVQRRMLQERGYEPTPEEVAAHLDLTGERVSEVLRLAQEPVSLHAPVGEEEDVALGDLIEDGDAASPVESAAFLLLREHLDAVLSTLGERERKVVQLRYGLADGRPRTLEEIGRIFGVTRERIRQIESKTLNKLRDHAFADQLRGYLD from the coding sequence GTGCCTGAGTCCTCGGAGCGCGGCGGGCCCGGTCGCACCGCGCCGGAATCCCCCGCGCAACCGCTTGTGACGTACGGGACGGACAGCGGCCCGGCCGCAACCGTGCCCGACCTTTCTGCCGCCTCAGCAGCGATCACCCTGGAGGTCGCCCCCGTGCAGACCCGGACCCTCGCCGACGCGCCGCCCGCCACACCGCCGGTCACGGAACCGGACGCGGAACGGGATGCGGAACCCGACGCCGAACCGTACGCGGAATCGCCCCAGGAACCGCCCCGGGAGCCGTCCCCGGAACAGGTCCCGGAACCGCTCACCGTGCCCCAGCAGGCCGAACCGCCCGCCGCCGAAATGATCATCGAGGAGATCGTCCGGGAGCCGGCACCGCGCCCCGAGGCCGCCAGCCCGTCCGCCGATCTCTTCCGCCAGTACCTCCGCGAGATCGGCCGGATCCCGCTGCTCACCGCCGCCGAGGAGGTCGAGCTGGCCCGCCGCGTCGAGGCCGGCCTCTTCGCCGAGGAGAAGCTCACCACCACCCCCGACCTCTCCTCCCAACTCGCCCACGACCTCGACCGGTTGGTGGTGCGGGGCCGGATGGCCAAGCGCCGCCTGATCGAGGCCAACCTGCGTCTGGTGGTCTCCGTCGCCAAGCGCTATGTCGGCCGCGGGCTGACCATGCTCGACCTCGTCCAGGAGGGAAACCTCGGACTGATCCGCGCCGTCGAGAAATTCGACTACGCCCGCGGCTACAAGTTCTCCACCTACGCCACCTGGTGGATCCGCCAGGCGATGTCCCGCGCGCTGGCCGACCAGGCCCGGACCATCCGCGTCCCGGTCCATGTCGTCGAGCTGATCAACCGCGTGGTGCGGGTGCAGCGCCGGATGCTGCAGGAACGCGGCTACGAGCCCACCCCCGAGGAGGTCGCCGCCCACCTCGACCTGACCGGGGAACGCGTCAGCGAGGTGCTGAGGCTGGCCCAGGAACCGGTCTCGCTGCACGCCCCCGTCGGCGAGGAGGAGGACGTCGCGCTCGGCGACCTCATCGAGGACGGCGACGCCGCCTCACCCGTCGAATCCGCCGCGTTCCTGCTGCTCCGCGAACACCTCGACGCGGTCCTGTCCACCCTCGGCGAACGCGAACGCAAGGTCGTCCAGCTCCGCTACGGCCTCGCCGACGGCCGCCCCCGCACCCTGGAGGAGATCGGCCGGATCTTCGGCGTCACCCGCGAACGCATACGGCAGATCGAGTCCAAGACCCTCAACAAACTCCGCGACCACGCCTTCGCCGACCAACTCCGCGGCTACCTCGACTGA
- a CDS encoding YtxH domain-containing protein → MRYRLTFIAGLATGYVLGARAGRERYEQLRKAAQRVTQNPAVRNTAESAALTGRDAASKAFGTVSAKVGDRLPGSVGARVRSLREQRSPDEDDWGTSNT, encoded by the coding sequence ATGCGCTACCGGCTCACGTTCATCGCGGGACTGGCCACGGGGTATGTGCTCGGCGCACGGGCCGGCCGGGAACGGTACGAGCAGCTCCGCAAGGCCGCCCAGCGGGTCACGCAGAATCCGGCGGTCAGGAACACCGCGGAGTCCGCCGCGCTGACCGGGCGCGACGCGGCGTCGAAGGCGTTCGGGACGGTGTCGGCCAAGGTCGGCGACCGGCTGCCGGGCTCGGTCGGCGCGCGGGTCCGCTCGCTGCGTGAGCAGCGTTCCCCCGACGAGGACGACTGGGGCACGAGCAATACCTGA
- a CDS encoding sirohydrochlorin chelatase, whose amino-acid sequence MTAPIPHPPSAFPGPLGAGDLAAEISAQLGTRLGRVRLHGFHRPAPPPPTLVAVAHGSRDPRALPTVRALLDRVRALRPGLPVRLGHIELNRPLLADTLDELDGVAVLVPLLFGRGHHVTHDLPAALTAAPHLTGRVAAPLGPHTLLAEALHGRLLEAGFPERRCPRGAVVLAAAGSRAPRSAQDTERTARLLSARLGGTPVLPAYASALPSPATAPARDASRRPPEIAPTVPDAVAELTARGHDRIAVASCFTAPGRFATQCAAAAPQAASAPLGDHPALARLVLHRYDQALLARTGSGPESSKAATVAV is encoded by the coding sequence ATGACGGCGCCGATACCGCACCCGCCCTCCGCGTTCCCCGGCCCCCTCGGCGCGGGAGACCTCGCCGCCGAGATCAGTGCACAGCTCGGCACCCGCCTCGGCCGGGTCCGGCTGCACGGCTTCCACCGCCCGGCGCCGCCGCCCCCCACCCTCGTCGCCGTGGCGCACGGCAGCCGCGACCCGCGCGCCCTGCCCACCGTCCGGGCACTGCTCGACCGGGTCCGTGCGCTGCGCCCCGGGCTGCCCGTACGGCTCGGGCACATCGAGCTGAACCGTCCGCTGCTCGCCGATACCCTCGACGAGCTGGACGGCGTGGCCGTCCTCGTCCCGCTGCTCTTCGGCCGGGGCCACCACGTCACCCACGACCTGCCCGCCGCGCTGACCGCCGCACCCCACCTGACCGGCCGGGTCGCCGCGCCCCTGGGGCCGCACACCCTCCTCGCCGAGGCGCTGCACGGCCGCCTCCTGGAGGCCGGATTCCCCGAACGCCGCTGCCCGCGCGGCGCCGTGGTCCTGGCCGCCGCCGGCTCCCGTGCCCCGCGGTCCGCCCAGGACACCGAGCGCACCGCCCGGCTGCTCTCGGCCCGCCTCGGCGGCACCCCCGTACTTCCCGCCTATGCCTCGGCCCTCCCGTCGCCCGCCACCGCCCCAGCCCGAGACGCTTCGCGTCGCCCCCCTGAGATTGCCCCCACCGTCCCCGACGCGGTCGCTGAGCTGACCGCCCGCGGCCACGACCGGATCGCCGTCGCCTCCTGCTTCACCGCCCCCGGACGCTTCGCCACCCAGTGCGCGGCCGCCGCCCCCCAGGCCGCCTCCGCACCCCTGGGCGACCACCCCGCACTGGCCCGTCTCGTCCTGCACCGCTACGACCAGGCGCTCCTCGCGCGTACCGGATCCGGCCCGGAGAGCAGCAAGGCGGCTACCGTCGCTGTATGA
- the dnaG gene encoding DNA primase produces the protein MAGRINDDDVKAVRDAVPIDAVVSEYLQLRNAGGGNLKGLCPFHDEKSPSFHVSPAKGLYHCFGCQEGGDTVDFIMKLDHLSFAETIERLASQAGITLRYEEGGYTPGRQQGERTRLVEAHKAAAQFYVEQLDGPEAEIARKFLAERGFDQAAAQHFGVGYSPAGWDHLTRFLRGRRFSDQELVLSGLSQEGRRGPIDRFRGRLMWPIRDIAGEVVGFGARKLRDDDNGPKYLNTPETPLYRKSQVLYGIDLSKKEIAKTNRAVVVEGYTDVMACHLAGVTTAIATCGTSFGEGHIKILRRLLMDNAGSEVVFTFDGDAAGQKAALRAFEDDQKFAAETSIAITPGGMDPCDLRLAKGDAAVADLVEARTPLFEFALRHVVSRHNLDTTVGRAAALDEAAPIVANIKNSSIQHESAVQLAGMLGILDTQFVVKRVSQLARWARERGREGGPDQGRQQRRGQPPAAEQARPAPGPRGPALNLRSPAHRVERELLKLALQRPDLVSPAFDAYGADEFTAPPYAVVRECIEAAGGAAAGAADSAYVPRVREAAPDDTVRAMVTELTVEPLHTRRDPDEAYAGVQLVAVRLAAVNQRVTEIRGTLQRLGPRADPEHLAAVQNELWVLQQYGQSLRERGYAAL, from the coding sequence GTGGCAGGCAGGATCAACGATGACGATGTGAAGGCGGTGCGGGACGCGGTCCCGATCGACGCCGTCGTGTCCGAATACCTCCAGCTCCGCAACGCCGGCGGCGGCAACCTGAAGGGCCTGTGCCCCTTCCACGACGAGAAGTCCCCGTCCTTCCACGTCAGCCCGGCCAAGGGGCTCTACCACTGCTTCGGCTGCCAGGAGGGCGGCGACACCGTCGACTTCATCATGAAGCTCGACCACCTCTCCTTCGCCGAGACCATCGAGCGGCTGGCCTCCCAGGCCGGTATCACCCTGCGCTACGAGGAAGGCGGCTACACCCCCGGCCGCCAGCAGGGCGAGCGCACCCGCCTGGTGGAGGCCCACAAGGCCGCCGCCCAGTTCTACGTCGAGCAGCTGGACGGCCCCGAGGCCGAGATCGCCCGCAAGTTCCTCGCCGAGCGCGGCTTCGACCAGGCCGCCGCCCAGCACTTCGGCGTCGGCTACAGCCCGGCCGGCTGGGACCACCTCACCCGCTTCCTGCGCGGCCGCCGCTTCAGCGACCAGGAGCTGGTGCTCTCCGGCCTCTCCCAGGAGGGCCGCCGCGGCCCCATCGACCGCTTCCGCGGCCGCCTGATGTGGCCGATCCGCGATATCGCCGGCGAGGTCGTCGGCTTCGGCGCCCGCAAGCTCCGCGACGACGACAACGGCCCCAAGTACCTCAACACCCCCGAGACCCCTCTCTACCGCAAGTCCCAGGTCCTCTACGGCATCGACCTCTCCAAGAAGGAGATCGCCAAGACCAACCGCGCGGTCGTCGTCGAGGGCTACACCGACGTCATGGCCTGCCATCTGGCCGGTGTCACCACCGCCATCGCCACCTGCGGCACGTCCTTCGGCGAGGGCCACATCAAGATCCTCCGCCGCCTCCTGATGGACAACGCCGGCTCCGAGGTCGTCTTCACCTTCGACGGTGACGCCGCGGGCCAGAAGGCCGCCCTGCGCGCCTTCGAGGACGACCAGAAGTTCGCCGCCGAGACCTCCATCGCCATCACCCCCGGCGGGATGGACCCCTGCGACCTGCGGCTCGCCAAGGGCGATGCGGCCGTCGCCGACCTCGTCGAGGCGCGCACCCCGCTCTTCGAGTTCGCGCTGCGCCATGTCGTCTCCCGGCACAACCTCGACACCACCGTCGGCCGCGCCGCCGCCCTCGACGAGGCCGCCCCCATCGTCGCGAACATCAAGAACAGCTCCATCCAGCACGAGTCCGCCGTCCAGCTCGCCGGCATGCTCGGCATCCTGGACACCCAGTTCGTGGTCAAGCGCGTCAGCCAGCTCGCCCGCTGGGCCCGTGAGCGCGGCCGCGAAGGCGGCCCCGACCAGGGCCGTCAGCAGCGCCGCGGCCAGCCCCCGGCCGCCGAGCAGGCCCGCCCCGCGCCCGGTCCGCGTGGCCCGGCGCTCAACCTCCGCAGCCCCGCCCACCGCGTCGAGCGCGAGCTGCTCAAGCTCGCGCTGCAGCGCCCCGACCTGGTCTCCCCGGCCTTCGACGCCTACGGCGCCGACGAGTTCACCGCCCCGCCTTACGCCGTGGTCCGCGAGTGCATCGAGGCCGCCGGCGGCGCCGCGGCCGGCGCCGCCGACAGCGCGTACGTCCCCCGGGTGCGGGAGGCCGCCCCCGACGACACCGTCCGCGCCATGGTCACCGAGCTCACCGTCGAACCGCTGCACACCCGCCGCGACCCCGACGAGGCCTACGCCGGCGTCCAGTTGGTCGCCGTCCGCCTCGCCGCCGTCAATCAGCGCGTGACCGAAATCCGCGGCACCCTCCAGCGCCTCGGCCCCCGCGCCGACCCCGAACACCTCGCCGCCGTACAGAACGAACTCTGGGTCCTCCAGCAGTACGGCCAGTCCCTGCGCGAACGCGGCTACGCCGCCTTGTAG
- a CDS encoding FGGY family carbohydrate kinase: protein MGIVAGLDSSSESTRIVVCDADTGAVIRQGYAPHPVEKGPEADPQAWLISLGEAAGRGLLEGVQAIGVSAQPHGLVPLDVEGNLVRPALVGNDKRAQSAAADLIDALGGRSAWAQAVGAVPQATHAVTKMRWLARTEPAHAARIAEIMQPHDWLAWQLLGRPARRTTDRGGASATGFWSAATETYRPDLVELALGHQVRLPEVLSPSGTAGFTPEGLLISAGTGETMAAAFGLGVGEGDAVVSLGASGSVFGIHHEALADPTGTISSFADATGRHLPVVHTSNAVRVLRGAAEMLGTDLEGVSELALKSSPGAYGMVLLPYLEGERTPHLPHTAGSLHGMRRESMKPEHMARAAVEGMLCGLADALDVLRGRGVAVRRVFLLGAAAELGAVQAVAPGLFGVPVVVPQPADYAALGAARQAAWAWGVAHGTLTPAPGAEAGAGGGSAWVDPPQWPAAASQVFEPGEELAVGQAVRQQYTTVRDEAHPGAFQRSA from the coding sequence ATGGGGATAGTCGCCGGATTGGACAGTTCGTCCGAGAGCACACGGATCGTCGTCTGCGATGCGGACACAGGTGCCGTCATCAGGCAGGGGTATGCGCCGCACCCCGTCGAGAAGGGGCCCGAGGCCGATCCGCAGGCGTGGCTGATCTCACTCGGCGAGGCGGCGGGCCGGGGACTGCTCGAAGGGGTGCAGGCGATCGGTGTCTCCGCGCAGCCGCACGGTCTGGTCCCGCTGGACGTCGAGGGCAACCTCGTACGCCCCGCGCTGGTGGGCAATGACAAGCGGGCGCAGAGCGCGGCCGCGGACCTGATCGACGCGCTGGGCGGGCGCAGCGCTTGGGCGCAGGCCGTCGGGGCGGTGCCGCAGGCGACGCATGCGGTGACGAAGATGCGCTGGCTGGCGCGTACGGAGCCGGCGCATGCGGCCCGGATCGCAGAGATCATGCAGCCGCACGACTGGCTGGCGTGGCAGCTGCTGGGGCGTCCCGCCCGGCGAACGACGGACCGCGGCGGGGCCTCGGCGACGGGCTTCTGGTCGGCGGCGACCGAGACCTACCGGCCGGATCTGGTGGAGCTGGCGCTGGGCCATCAGGTGCGGCTGCCGGAGGTGCTGAGCCCGTCGGGGACGGCCGGGTTCACCCCGGAGGGGCTGCTGATCTCGGCGGGTACGGGCGAGACGATGGCGGCGGCCTTCGGGCTCGGGGTCGGTGAGGGCGACGCCGTGGTGTCGCTGGGCGCCTCGGGGTCGGTGTTCGGGATCCATCACGAGGCGCTGGCCGACCCGACCGGGACGATCAGCTCGTTCGCGGACGCGACCGGCCGGCATCTGCCCGTCGTGCACACCAGCAACGCCGTACGGGTGCTGCGCGGTGCGGCGGAGATGCTGGGGACGGATCTGGAGGGCGTGTCCGAGCTGGCGCTGAAGTCGTCGCCCGGTGCGTACGGGATGGTGCTGCTGCCGTATCTGGAGGGCGAGCGGACGCCGCATCTGCCGCATACCGCCGGGTCGTTGCACGGGATGCGCCGGGAGAGCATGAAGCCGGAGCACATGGCGCGGGCGGCCGTGGAGGGCATGCTCTGCGGGCTGGCGGACGCGCTGGATGTGCTGCGCGGGCGGGGCGTGGCGGTGCGCCGGGTGTTCCTGCTGGGCGCGGCCGCCGAGCTGGGTGCCGTGCAGGCGGTGGCGCCGGGGCTGTTCGGGGTGCCGGTCGTGGTGCCGCAGCCGGCCGACTACGCGGCGCTGGGCGCGGCGCGGCAGGCGGCCTGGGCGTGGGGGGTGGCGCACGGCACACTCACCCCGGCGCCCGGTGCGGAGGCGGGCGCGGGCGGCGGGTCCGCATGGGTCGATCCGCCGCAGTGGCCGGCCGCCGCGAGCCAGGTCTTCGAGCCCGGTGAGGAGCTGGCGGTCGGGCAGGCGGTGCGCCAGCAGTACACGACGGTGCGTGATGAGGCCCATCCGGGGGCGTTTCAGCGGTCGGCGTGA
- a CDS encoding adenosine deaminase produces MASSPSSPSSPSAATAPAPLPKAELHLHIEGTLEPELAFALAERNGVALPYATEDELRRAYSFDDLQSFLNLYYALMAVLRTEDDFADLAHAYLARAREQGVRHAEIFFDPQAHTARGVPIATVINGLARALDSAQETYGISTRLIMCFLRDESAESALATFEAARPFFDKLTAVGLDSAEVGHPPSKFKEVFALAREAGLKCVAHAGEEGPPAYVWEALDVLGVDRIDHGVRSLEDERLVARLAAEQVPLTVCPLSNVRLRVIDDLADHPLPAMLDAGLLVTVNSDDPAYFGGYAGDNFTAVRDALGLDAETLRTLARNSFRASFLDEADRAAYLREVDAHGA; encoded by the coding sequence GTGGCTTCCTCCCCGTCCTCCCCGTCCTCCCCCTCCGCCGCAACCGCCCCCGCGCCGCTGCCCAAGGCCGAGCTGCATCTGCACATCGAGGGCACCCTGGAGCCCGAGCTGGCCTTCGCGCTCGCCGAGCGCAACGGCGTCGCCCTGCCGTACGCCACCGAGGACGAGCTCCGCCGCGCCTACTCCTTCGACGATCTGCAGTCGTTCCTGAACCTCTACTACGCGCTGATGGCCGTGCTGCGCACCGAGGACGACTTCGCCGACCTCGCCCACGCCTATCTCGCCCGCGCCCGGGAACAGGGCGTACGGCACGCCGAGATCTTCTTCGACCCGCAGGCGCACACCGCGCGCGGCGTCCCGATCGCGACCGTCATCAACGGCCTGGCCCGCGCGCTCGACAGCGCCCAGGAGACCTACGGCATCAGCACCCGCCTGATCATGTGCTTCCTGCGCGACGAGAGCGCCGAATCCGCCCTGGCGACCTTCGAGGCGGCCCGCCCCTTCTTCGACAAGCTCACCGCCGTCGGCCTGGACTCCGCCGAGGTGGGGCACCCGCCGTCGAAGTTCAAGGAGGTCTTCGCGCTGGCCCGGGAGGCCGGACTCAAGTGCGTGGCGCACGCGGGGGAGGAGGGGCCCCCGGCCTATGTGTGGGAGGCCCTGGACGTCCTCGGCGTGGACCGGATCGACCACGGGGTGCGCTCCCTGGAGGACGAGCGGCTGGTGGCCCGCCTGGCGGCCGAGCAGGTGCCGCTCACCGTCTGCCCGCTGTCCAACGTCCGGCTGCGGGTCATCGACGACCTCGCCGACCACCCGCTGCCCGCGATGCTGGACGCCGGGCTGCTGGTGACCGTCAACTCCGACGACCCGGCCTACTTCGGCGGCTACGCGGGCGACAACTTCACCGCCGTACGCGACGCCCTCGGCCTCGACGCCGAGACGCTGCGCACCCTCGCCCGCAACTCCTTCCGGGCCTCCTTCCTCGACGAGGCGGACCGCGCGGCGTATCTGCGCGAGGTCGACGCGCACGGGGCGTAG
- a CDS encoding deoxyguanosinetriphosphate triphosphohydrolase: MTGTPTGTSPNLPGYTAADTERWVSEPDKRPGRTAFQRDRARVLHSAALRRLAGKTQVVTPGAHTPAWDASPRTRLTHSLECAQVGRELGAALGCDPDLVETACLAHDLGHPPFGHNGEQTLNEVAAPCGGFEGNAQSLRLLARLEPKRFVPAADGSTVSVGLNLSRAALDAATKYPWPRGAHPTDPASPKFGVYEDDLPVFEWFRRDTPAGAQSFEAQVMDWSDDVAYSVHDVEDGLHAGHLDPNLLLADAERTEIFAVAGERYAPGAGSAELAAALDRLLEQEWWPHGYDGSALAQARLKDATSQLIGRFCLAAEAATRARWGTGRLTRYGAELVVPAETRWECAVLKAVADRYVMQRPDQEALRAEQRIVIAELAEVLLARAPDGLDPQFRSLFDAASDDTARMRAVIDQIAALTDTSARSLHARLTRHPGHAPGNRG, translated from the coding sequence ATGACCGGCACCCCGACGGGCACCTCACCGAACCTCCCCGGCTACACCGCGGCCGATACCGAGCGCTGGGTTTCCGAGCCCGACAAGCGGCCGGGACGCACCGCCTTCCAGCGCGACCGCGCCCGGGTGCTGCACTCCGCCGCGCTGCGCCGGCTGGCCGGCAAGACCCAGGTCGTCACCCCCGGCGCCCACACCCCCGCCTGGGACGCCAGCCCGCGCACCCGGCTGACCCACTCCCTGGAGTGCGCCCAGGTCGGCCGGGAGCTCGGCGCCGCCCTCGGCTGCGATCCCGACCTCGTCGAGACCGCCTGCCTGGCGCACGATCTCGGCCACCCGCCCTTCGGGCACAACGGCGAGCAGACGCTCAACGAAGTCGCCGCGCCCTGCGGCGGTTTCGAGGGCAACGCCCAGTCGCTGCGGCTGCTGGCCCGTCTGGAGCCCAAGCGGTTCGTGCCCGCCGCGGACGGCTCGACGGTCAGCGTCGGGCTGAACCTCAGCCGCGCCGCCCTCGACGCGGCCACCAAGTACCCCTGGCCGCGCGGCGCCCACCCCACCGACCCCGCGTCCCCGAAATTCGGCGTCTACGAGGACGACCTGCCGGTCTTCGAGTGGTTCCGGAGGGACACACCCGCCGGTGCGCAGAGCTTCGAGGCGCAGGTCATGGACTGGTCCGACGATGTGGCCTACTCGGTGCACGACGTCGAGGACGGTCTGCACGCCGGGCACCTCGACCCCAACCTCCTGCTCGCGGACGCCGAACGCACCGAGATCTTCGCGGTCGCCGGTGAGCGCTATGCGCCCGGCGCCGGATCCGCGGAGCTGGCCGCGGCGCTGGACCGGCTGCTGGAGCAGGAGTGGTGGCCGCACGGCTACGACGGCTCCGCGCTGGCCCAGGCCCGTCTCAAGGACGCCACCAGTCAGCTGATCGGCCGCTTCTGCCTCGCCGCCGAGGCCGCGACCCGGGCCAGGTGGGGGACAGGGCGGCTCACCCGTTACGGGGCCGAACTGGTGGTTCCGGCCGAAACGCGGTGGGAATGCGCCGTTTTGAAAGCCGTCGCCGACCGGTACGTCATGCAGCGCCCCGACCAGGAAGCGCTCCGTGCCGAGCAGCGCATCGTCATCGCCGAACTGGCCGAGGTGCTGCTCGCCCGGGCCCCCGACGGCCTTGATCCGCAGTTCCGTTCACTGTTCGACGCGGCCTCCGACGACACCGCACGGATGCGCGCCGTCATCGACCAGATCGCGGCCCTGACCGACACCTCGGCCCGCTCCCTGCACGCCCGCCTCACCCGTCACCCTGGTCACGCGCCGGGCAACCGAGGGTGA
- a CDS encoding pyridoxal-phosphate dependent enzyme, whose translation MTQNHHGFTGSGAVPDPGSGPGSGSGAAPGSGPGSDHGSSGSPSSSGVPAVTFDDVRDAARRLAGVAHRTPVLRSRTLDALTGAEVHLKCENFQRAGAFKFRGAYNALSRLSPQQLARGVAAYSSGNHAQAVALAARELGSHAVIVMPEDSPRSKQDATAGYGAEIVTYDRYTEDRIALGRKIAEERDLVLIPPYEHPHIIAGQGTTALELIEETGPLDALLVPVGGGGLMAGAATAATALVPGIRMIGVEPEAGDDTRRSLAAGHRVTVPVPRTIADGQAVETPGELTFSVNRWLLDSVALVSDDEIRAAMKLAFERLKIVTEPSGATALAALLAGRIDLPPAPERPGRPGRSPRPPRVGVIISGGNVSVERFLELLG comes from the coding sequence ATGACGCAGAACCACCACGGTTTCACCGGCTCCGGCGCTGTCCCTGACCCGGGCTCGGGTCCCGGCTCGGGCTCCGGCGCTGCCCCTGGCTCCGGCCCGGGCTCTGACCACGGCAGCTCCGGCAGTCCCAGCAGCTCCGGCGTCCCGGCCGTCACCTTCGACGACGTCCGGGACGCCGCCCGGCGGCTGGCCGGCGTGGCCCACCGCACACCGGTCCTGCGCTCCCGCACCCTGGACGCGCTGACCGGCGCCGAGGTCCACCTCAAGTGCGAGAACTTCCAGCGGGCCGGCGCCTTCAAGTTCCGCGGCGCCTACAACGCCCTCTCCCGGCTCTCCCCGCAGCAACTGGCCCGCGGGGTCGCCGCCTACTCCTCCGGCAACCACGCGCAGGCCGTCGCCCTCGCCGCCCGGGAGCTGGGCAGCCACGCCGTCATCGTGATGCCCGAGGACTCCCCGAGGTCCAAACAGGACGCCACCGCCGGATACGGCGCCGAGATCGTCACCTACGACCGGTACACCGAGGACCGCATCGCCCTCGGCCGCAAGATCGCCGAAGAGCGCGACCTCGTCCTGATCCCGCCGTACGAGCATCCGCACATCATCGCGGGCCAGGGCACCACCGCCCTGGAACTGATCGAGGAGACCGGCCCGCTCGACGCCCTGCTCGTCCCGGTCGGCGGGGGCGGCCTGATGGCCGGCGCCGCCACCGCCGCGACCGCCCTGGTCCCCGGCATCCGGATGATCGGCGTGGAGCCGGAGGCCGGCGACGACACCCGGCGCTCACTGGCCGCCGGCCACCGCGTCACCGTGCCCGTCCCGCGCACCATCGCCGACGGCCAGGCCGTCGAAACCCCCGGCGAGCTGACCTTCTCCGTCAACCGGTGGCTGCTCGACTCGGTCGCCCTGGTCAGCGACGACGAGATCCGCGCGGCCATGAAGCTGGCCTTCGAACGCCTCAAGATCGTCACCGAGCCCAGCGGCGCCACCGCCCTGGCCGCCCTGCTCGCCGGGCGCATCGACCTTCCCCCGGCGCCTGAACGGCCGGGACGGCCCGGCCGGTCCCCCCGCCCGCCCCGCGTCGGCGTGATCATCTCGGGCGGCAACGTGAGCGTCGAACGGTTCCTGGAACTACTGGGGTGA
- a CDS encoding NAD(P)/FAD-dependent oxidoreductase — protein sequence MVDAHQTFVIVGGGLAGAKAAETLRAEGFTGRVILICDERDHPYERPPLSKGFLLGKEERDSVFVHEPAWYAQAHIELHLGQPAIRLDPGSKTVRLGDGTLIAYDKLLLATGAEPRRLDIPGTGLAGVHHLRRLAHAERLRGVLASLGRDNGHLVIAGAGWIGLEVAAAARSYGAEVTIVEAAPTPLHGILGPELGGLFTDLHREHGVRFHFGARFTEIVGQDGVVLAVRTDDGEEHPAHDVLAAIGAAPRTALAEQAGLDLADPEAGGGVAVDAALRTSDPFIYAAGDVAAADHPLLDTRLRVEHWANALNGGPAAARAMLGQDISYDRIPYFFSDQYDIGMEYSGYAPPGSYEQVVCRGDVAKREFIAFWLGADGRLLAGMNVNVWDVAETIQQLIRGGARLRPEALADPEVPLASLLP from the coding sequence GTGGTCGACGCACACCAGACGTTCGTCATCGTCGGGGGTGGCCTGGCCGGCGCAAAGGCCGCGGAGACTCTCCGCGCGGAGGGATTCACCGGCCGGGTGATCCTCATCTGTGACGAGCGCGACCACCCGTACGAGCGCCCCCCGCTCTCCAAGGGGTTCCTGCTCGGCAAGGAAGAGCGCGACAGCGTGTTCGTCCACGAGCCCGCCTGGTACGCCCAGGCCCACATCGAGCTGCACCTGGGCCAGCCCGCCATCCGCCTAGACCCCGGGTCCAAAACGGTTCGCCTCGGCGACGGCACCCTGATCGCCTACGACAAGCTGCTGCTGGCCACCGGCGCCGAACCCCGCCGCCTGGACATCCCCGGCACCGGCCTGGCCGGCGTGCACCACCTGCGCCGCCTCGCCCACGCCGAACGGCTGCGCGGCGTCCTTGCCTCCCTCGGCCGGGACAACGGCCATCTGGTCATCGCCGGGGCCGGCTGGATCGGCCTGGAGGTCGCCGCCGCGGCCCGTTCCTACGGCGCCGAGGTGACCATCGTCGAGGCCGCCCCGACCCCGCTGCACGGCATCCTGGGCCCCGAACTCGGCGGCCTGTTCACCGATCTGCACCGCGAACACGGCGTCCGCTTCCACTTCGGCGCCCGCTTCACCGAGATCGTCGGGCAGGACGGCGTGGTGCTCGCGGTGCGCACCGACGACGGCGAGGAGCATCCCGCCCACGACGTGCTCGCCGCGATCGGCGCCGCCCCGCGCACCGCGCTCGCCGAACAGGCCGGGCTGGACCTCGCCGACCCGGAGGCCGGCGGCGGGGTGGCCGTCGACGCGGCGCTGCGCACCTCCGACCCGTTCATCTACGCCGCCGGGGACGTCGCCGCCGCCGATCACCCCCTGCTGGACACCCGGTTGCGGGTCGAACACTGGGCCAACGCCCTCAACGGCGGCCCGGCCGCCGCGCGCGCCATGCTCGGCCAGGACATCAGCTACGACCGCATCCCGTACTTCTTCTCCGACCAGTACGACATCGGCATGGAGTACTCCGGCTACGCCCCGCCCGGCTCCTACGAGCAGGTCGTCTGCCGCGGCGACGTCGCCAAGCGGGAGTTCATCGCCTTCTGGCTCGGCGCGGACGGCCGGCTGCTCGCGGGGATGAACGTCAACGTCTGGGACGTCGCCGAAACCATCCAGCAACTGATCCGCGGCGGGGCGCGGTTGCGGCCCGAGGCGCTGGCCGATCCGGAGGTTCCGCTGGCCTCGCTGCTCCCGTAG